One region of Quercus lobata isolate SW786 chromosome 2, ValleyOak3.0 Primary Assembly, whole genome shotgun sequence genomic DNA includes:
- the LOC115969340 gene encoding uncharacterized protein LOC115969340: protein MVFVTTVGPMRRQSTTFSGTVNMPKIFGLQGIWKDQNEIFHGGKGRPGKAVVHSALMLLDEYQSVNESLEAAQESTLVTVKWSPPLEGWYKVSVDGTVFTKLKQTGIRVIIRDDTGAVVVVMSKKIAVPLGALETEAKVMETGVRFAAEVGIRDAIFEGDSILVYNAVHGSRFASMAIQNIVTGILRQAQGFRMFTFLHVKR from the exons ATGGTCTTTGTGACTACTGTGGGGCCCATGCGGAGACAGTCAACCACCTTTTCTGGCACTGTGAACATGCCAAAGATATTTGGTCTTCAA GGTATATGGAAAGATCAGAATGAGATATTTCATGGAGGTAAGGGTAGGCCTGGGAAAGCTGTGGTACATAGTGCTTTAATGCTCCTGGATGAATATCAGAGTGTAAATGAAAGTCTCGAAGCTGCTCAGGAGAGTACACTTGTGACAGTAAAGTGGAGCCCACCGTTGGAGGGATGGTACAAGGTCAGCGTTGATGGCACCGTGTTCACTAAACTAAAGCAAACGGGGATCAGAGTTATTATTAGAGATGACACAGGGGCGGTGGTCGTTGTGATGAGCAAGAAGATAGCAGTCCCATTAGGAGCGCTGGAGACAGAAGCGAAAGTGATGGAGACAGGAGTCCGTTTCGCTGCGGAAGTGGGAATACGGGATGCGATCTTTGAAGGAGATTCAATCTTGGTGTACAACGCAGTGCATGGCTCACGCTTTGCATCTATGGCGATCCAAAATATTGTCACCGGTATACTCCGTCAAGCTCAAGGCTTTAGAATGTTCACTTTCTTGCACGTTAAACGGTAG